A portion of the Myxococcales bacterium genome contains these proteins:
- a CDS encoding type IV pilus twitching motility protein PilT, with protein MARIDALFDLLLAQGASDLHLGVGYPPLARARGDLVPLRPERLTAHDMESLLFEILEPGQRQRFETEHDLDFAYALGEKARFRCNYFTKETGIAAVFRTIPTRIRSLEDLGCPEIVRKLAERRAGLILVTGPTGSGKSTTLAAMLRHINETRPCHILTVEDPVEFVHEPLKAQVTHREIGRDADSFPSAIRSAGREDPDVILIGELRGNETMKLALQLASFGVLVFATVHTNSAPATVDRFINVFAADEQPQVRGMLAESLAGIVAQQLVKTADGKSRVAALEILLGTSGIAAMIREGKTFQIPSVMQAGQAQGMQTMDMALERLVLDKRVTFAEAYEKASDKENFQKLQTRVPGSGAKAGG; from the coding sequence TTGGCTCGCATCGACGCACTCTTCGACTTGCTCCTCGCGCAAGGCGCCAGCGATCTCCACCTCGGGGTGGGGTATCCGCCGCTCGCCCGCGCCCGCGGCGATCTCGTTCCGCTCCGCCCGGAGCGGCTCACGGCGCATGACATGGAGTCGCTCCTCTTCGAGATCCTCGAACCAGGCCAGCGGCAGCGCTTCGAGACGGAGCACGACCTCGACTTCGCCTACGCGCTCGGGGAAAAGGCGCGCTTTCGTTGCAACTACTTCACCAAGGAGACGGGCATCGCGGCCGTGTTCCGCACGATCCCGACGCGCATTCGCTCCCTCGAGGATCTGGGCTGCCCGGAGATCGTTCGCAAGCTCGCGGAGCGCCGCGCCGGCTTGATCCTCGTCACGGGCCCCACCGGTTCCGGCAAGTCGACGACGCTCGCCGCGATGTTGCGCCACATCAACGAGACGCGCCCCTGCCACATCTTGACCGTCGAAGATCCCGTGGAGTTCGTCCACGAGCCGCTCAAGGCGCAGGTGACGCACCGCGAGATCGGGCGCGACGCCGACAGCTTTCCGAGCGCCATTCGGAGTGCCGGCCGTGAGGATCCCGATGTCATCCTCATCGGCGAGCTACGGGGCAACGAGACCATGAAGCTCGCGCTTCAGCTCGCGAGCTTCGGCGTCCTCGTCTTCGCCACCGTTCACACGAACAGCGCACCGGCGACCGTCGATCGCTTCATCAACGTGTTCGCCGCCGACGAGCAGCCGCAGGTGCGCGGCATGCTCGCCGAGAGCCTCGCCGGCATCGTGGCCCAACAGCTCGTGAAGACCGCTGACGGCAAAAGCCGCGTCGCGGCGCTGGAGATCTTGCTCGGCACGTCGGGCATCGCAGCGATGATTCGCGAGGGCAAGACGTTCCAGATTCCTAGCGTGATGCAGGCGGGCCAAGCGCAGGGCATGCAAACGATGGACATGGCGCTCGAGCGCCTGGTTCTCGACAAGCGCGTGACCTTCGCCGAGGCTTACGAGAAGGCCAGCGACAAGGAGAACTTTCAGAAGCTCCAGACGCGCGTGCCCGGATCAGGTGCGAAAGCAGGCGGCTAA
- a CDS encoding PilT/PilU family type 4a pilus ATPase, translated as MAVRRGGSVQARLTLREREEPRASQPGPLDFELDASPATGPASAAPKAISVGPSSHSAPSVVPPPAAPVPTLGGALELELDLDIGAGASIGLGEAVASASSRASASPPALGGIADVAVSLEGGRLVSSPIAPDPAPVDLGVRAPSARPPAGVALPGELFDLLSAARRKHATDVHIVADRLATFRMLGALAAESGYLSAAQVSAMLMPIVPPLLVATLERTGSCDFALEDPKLGRFRVNVARQRSGLKGCFRLISREIPQLSMLGVPLAIAESTKHHQGLILLTGPTGSGKSTTLAALVDILNRESTHHIVTIEDPIEHVHVPKKALISQRQVGLHTRSFETALKASLREDPDVIVVGELRDTETVRMALTASETGHLVLGTMNTPSAAKTIERLIDLFPPADQGQVRMTLAGGLRLIVGQRLIPSLQGGMVAATEMLPGNVPLWALIRENRTFQIPSLQQRGKQLGIIRLDDQLMDMVKGGRISMDSARFVAESPDFGR; from the coding sequence ATGGCTGTGCGGCGCGGGGGGAGCGTACAAGCGCGCCTCACGCTTCGCGAACGTGAGGAGCCACGCGCGAGTCAACCAGGCCCGCTCGACTTCGAGCTCGATGCGTCGCCAGCGACGGGCCCGGCCTCTGCTGCCCCGAAGGCCATCTCCGTCGGCCCGTCGTCTCACTCGGCGCCCTCCGTCGTGCCGCCGCCGGCCGCGCCGGTGCCGACGCTTGGCGGCGCGCTCGAGCTCGAGCTCGATCTAGACATTGGCGCGGGCGCGAGCATCGGCCTCGGCGAGGCTGTCGCAAGCGCAAGCTCGCGCGCGTCAGCGTCACCGCCGGCGCTCGGCGGCATCGCCGACGTGGCTGTGTCCCTCGAAGGTGGGCGCCTCGTGTCTTCTCCCATCGCGCCGGACCCGGCGCCCGTCGACCTCGGGGTGCGGGCTCCATCGGCGCGACCGCCCGCTGGCGTGGCCCTGCCAGGCGAGCTGTTCGACTTGCTCTCCGCGGCGCGGCGCAAGCACGCGACCGACGTGCACATCGTGGCCGATCGGTTGGCGACCTTCCGCATGCTCGGTGCCCTCGCCGCCGAGAGCGGCTACCTCTCGGCGGCGCAAGTCTCCGCGATGCTCATGCCCATCGTGCCGCCGCTTTTGGTGGCGACGCTCGAGCGCACCGGCTCGTGCGACTTCGCACTCGAGGACCCGAAGCTCGGCCGCTTCCGGGTCAACGTGGCGCGCCAACGGAGCGGCCTCAAGGGCTGCTTTCGGCTCATTTCAAGGGAAATTCCCCAGCTGTCGATGCTCGGCGTTCCCCTCGCCATCGCCGAGTCGACCAAGCACCATCAGGGCCTCATTCTGCTGACGGGCCCCACCGGCTCGGGGAAGTCGACCACGCTGGCGGCGCTCGTCGACATCTTGAACCGCGAGTCGACGCATCACATCGTCACCATCGAAGATCCCATCGAGCACGTGCACGTGCCGAAGAAGGCGCTCATCAGTCAGCGCCAAGTCGGCTTGCATACACGCTCCTTTGAGACGGCGCTCAAAGCGTCGCTCCGCGAAGACCCCGACGTCATCGTCGTGGGGGAGCTTCGCGACACCGAGACGGTGCGCATGGCCCTCACGGCCAGCGAGACGGGGCACCTCGTGCTCGGCACCATGAACACGCCGAGCGCAGCCAAGACTATCGAGCGCCTCATCGATCTGTTCCCGCCCGCCGACCAGGGGCAGGTGCGCATGACGCTCGCCGGCGGCCTGCGCCTCATCGTCGGTCAGCGCCTCATTCCCTCGCTGCAAGGCGGAATGGTCGCTGCGACGGAGATGCTCCCGGGCAACGTGCCTTTGTGGGCGCTCATTCGCGAGAACCGCACGTTTCAAATCCCGAGCTTGCAGCAGCGAGGCAAGCAGCTCGGCATCATTCGCCTCGACGATCAGCTCATGGACATGGTCAAGGGCGGTCGCATTTCTATGGATTCTGCACGCTTCGTCGCGGAGTCGCCGGACTTCGGGAGGTAA